In the genome of Mycobacterium kansasii ATCC 12478, one region contains:
- a CDS encoding type II toxin-antitoxin system VapC family toxin, whose protein sequence is MHCVDVNVLVNAHRADLREHPNYRDVLERLANGDEPLGLPDSVLAGFVRVVTNRRIFVEPTSQPDAWQAVDALLAAPAAIRLKPGERHWTLFRQLAADIDASGNDIADAYLAAYALENNATWVSADRGFARFGRLRWRHPLDM, encoded by the coding sequence ATGCATTGCGTTGACGTCAACGTTCTCGTCAACGCCCATCGAGCCGACCTGCGAGAACACCCGAACTACCGAGATGTACTCGAGCGGCTGGCCAACGGCGACGAGCCGCTCGGTCTGCCGGACAGCGTGCTCGCCGGCTTCGTCCGGGTGGTGACCAACCGCCGCATCTTCGTCGAACCGACCAGCCAGCCCGACGCATGGCAGGCGGTGGATGCCTTGCTCGCGGCACCCGCCGCGATACGGCTCAAGCCCGGCGAGCGGCACTGGACGCTGTTTCGGCAGCTCGCCGCCGATATCGATGCGAGTGGCAACGACATCGCGGACGCGTATCTGGCCGCCTACGCCCTGGAGAACAACGCGACCTGGGTGAGCGCAGACCGCGGTTTCGCCCGCTTTGGCCGGCTGCGCTGGCGTCATCCGCTGGATATGTGA
- a CDS encoding winged helix-turn-helix domain-containing protein — protein MEVLLISNEADFPSVLPRLESFARSVRRAPLDDHHAWQLDGADVAMIDARTDLAAARRACRRLTADVPALAVVAVVALADFIEVDVDWHFDDVLLEAADAAELRARLRLAITRRRHALEGTLEFGDLVLHPDSYTASLGGKNLGLTATEFKLLAFLVQHAGRAFTRTRLMHEVWGYDCAGQVRTVDVHVRRLRAKLGAEYAALVETVRSVGYRAATPPQPRWIVREPEVSPVATAARDSVAQ, from the coding sequence TTGGAAGTGCTGCTGATCAGCAACGAAGCCGACTTCCCCTCGGTATTGCCGAGATTGGAATCATTCGCGCGCTCGGTGCGGCGTGCCCCGCTGGACGACCACCACGCATGGCAGCTCGACGGCGCCGACGTCGCGATGATCGATGCGCGCACCGATCTGGCTGCGGCTCGCCGGGCATGCCGGCGGCTGACGGCCGACGTGCCCGCACTTGCGGTGGTCGCCGTTGTCGCGCTAGCCGATTTCATCGAGGTTGACGTCGACTGGCATTTCGACGATGTGCTGCTGGAGGCGGCCGACGCGGCCGAGCTGCGGGCGCGGTTGCGGCTGGCGATCACCCGCCGGCGCCACGCGCTGGAGGGCACCCTCGAATTCGGCGACCTGGTGCTGCACCCCGACAGTTATACGGCGTCGCTGGGCGGCAAAAACCTGGGCCTGACCGCCACGGAATTCAAGTTGCTTGCGTTTCTCGTGCAGCACGCCGGTCGGGCGTTCACCCGGACGCGGCTGATGCATGAAGTGTGGGGATATGACTGCGCCGGTCAGGTCCGTACCGTAGACGTCCACGTGCGACGGCTACGCGCCAAGCTCGGAGCCGAGTATGCAGCGCTGGTGGAAACCGTGCGCAGCGTGGGCTACCGGGCGGCGACGCCACCACAACCCCGGTGGATTGTCCGCGAGCCGGAGGTGAGTCCCGTGGCTACGGCGGCCCGGGACTCCGTCGCGCAGTAG
- a CDS encoding phosphatidate cytidylyltransferase, with protein MATTDASTGTPADDPPHGPKKTSRAGRDLPAAIAVGSGIGAVLVATLLLAPRGWVAICALAMAVASHEVVRRLREAGYLIPVIPLLVGGQVTIWLSWPYGARGVLAGFGAMVVVCMIWRLFMQDKRSDGGAERAAPGNYLRDTSATIFLAAWVVLFGSFAALLVYHGAGWVFAMMIAVIASDVGGYAVGVLFGKHPMVPTISPKKSWEGFAGSMVCGVTATTITATYLAGKTPWVGALLGVLFVLTTTLGDLVESQVKRDLGIKDMGRLLPGHGGLMDRLDGVLPSAVAAWIVLTLLP; from the coding sequence GTGGCAACCACCGATGCCAGCACCGGCACCCCGGCCGACGACCCGCCGCACGGGCCGAAGAAGACCTCCCGGGCCGGACGCGACCTGCCCGCGGCCATCGCGGTGGGCTCGGGCATCGGCGCGGTCCTCGTGGCGACGCTGTTGCTCGCTCCGCGCGGCTGGGTCGCAATCTGCGCGCTGGCCATGGCCGTCGCCAGCCATGAGGTGGTGCGGCGACTACGTGAAGCCGGGTATCTGATCCCGGTGATCCCGTTGCTGGTCGGCGGGCAGGTGACAATCTGGCTGAGCTGGCCCTACGGCGCTCGAGGCGTGCTGGCGGGCTTCGGCGCCATGGTCGTGGTCTGCATGATCTGGCGGCTGTTCATGCAGGACAAGCGGTCGGACGGCGGCGCCGAGCGGGCTGCGCCGGGGAACTACCTGCGTGACACGTCGGCCACCATCTTTCTGGCCGCGTGGGTGGTGCTGTTCGGCTCCTTCGCTGCGCTGCTGGTCTACCACGGCGCCGGCTGGGTGTTTGCCATGATGATCGCGGTCATCGCCTCCGACGTCGGTGGTTATGCGGTGGGGGTGTTGTTCGGCAAGCATCCGATGGTTCCAACGATCAGCCCGAAGAAATCGTGGGAGGGATTCGCCGGTTCGATGGTCTGCGGTGTCACCGCGACCACCATTACCGCGACGTACCTGGCCGGCAAGACACCGTGGGTGGGGGCGCTGCTGGGCGTACTTTTCGTGCTGACCACGACCCTGGGCGACCTGGTGGAGTCGCAAGTGAAGCGCGACCTCGGGATCAAAGACATGGGGCGGCTGCTGCCGGGCCATGGCGGCCTGATGGACCGGCTCGACGGCGTTCTGCCGTCCGCGGTGGCGGCCTGGATAGTGCTGACGCTGCTGCCCTAA
- a CDS encoding cytochrome c biogenesis CcdA family protein translates to MDQGLVGLAFAAGLVAALNPCGFAMLPAYLFLVVRGLHPAERGGLPALVRALAATVGMALGFTTVFGLFGALTISAATTVQRYLPYATVLIGIFLVALGVWLLGGRESTALTPRRFGPRWAPTARLGSTYGYGVSYATASLSCTIGPFLAVTGAGFRGGSIVGSIAIYLAYVAGLTLVVGVLAVGVAAASSALAERIRRILPLVNRISGALLVLTGLYVSYYGLSELRLFSGAGVNPRDGVITAAGRVQGVLAGWVHEHGAWPWVAALAMLTLGGLAGAWYRRARRST, encoded by the coding sequence ATGGACCAGGGTCTGGTCGGTCTGGCCTTCGCCGCTGGGCTGGTGGCCGCGCTGAACCCGTGTGGGTTCGCCATGTTGCCCGCCTACTTGTTCTTGGTGGTGCGCGGGCTGCATCCCGCAGAACGTGGGGGATTGCCAGCGCTCGTACGAGCGCTGGCGGCCACCGTGGGAATGGCGCTCGGCTTCACAACGGTGTTCGGCTTGTTCGGTGCCCTGACCATCTCGGCCGCCACGACGGTGCAGCGTTACTTACCGTACGCGACGGTTCTGATCGGGATTTTCCTTGTCGCCCTGGGGGTTTGGCTGCTGGGGGGTCGCGAGTCGACGGCGTTGACGCCCCGGCGGTTCGGCCCGCGATGGGCACCCACGGCCCGGCTGGGATCCACATACGGCTACGGCGTCAGCTATGCGACGGCCTCGCTGTCGTGCACCATCGGCCCGTTCCTGGCGGTCACCGGGGCCGGGTTCCGGGGTGGTTCGATCGTGGGCAGCATCGCAATCTACCTGGCTTACGTTGCGGGTCTCACCCTGGTCGTGGGAGTGCTTGCCGTTGGCGTCGCGGCCGCGAGTTCGGCTCTGGCCGAGCGCATCCGGCGGATCCTGCCGTTGGTCAACCGGATCAGCGGCGCGCTACTGGTACTGACCGGACTGTACGTGAGTTACTACGGCCTCTCCGAGCTGCGCCTGTTCTCAGGTGCTGGGGTGAACCCACGCGACGGGGTGATCACCGCCGCCGGCCGCGTCCAGGGCGTCCTCGCCGGTTGGGTACACGAACACGGCGCCTGGCCGTGGGTCGCGGCATTGGCCATGTTGACGCTCGGCGGGCTTGCCGGTGCGTGGTATCGCCGGGCGCGGCGTTCTACCTGA
- the frr gene encoding ribosome recycling factor — translation MIDDALFDAEEKMEKAVSVARDDLSTIRTGRANPGMFSRIVIDYYGTNTPITQLASINVPEARLVVIKPYEANQLHAIETAIRNSDLGVNPTNDGTLIRVAIPQLTEERRRELVKQAKHKGEEARVSVRNIRRKAMEELHRIRKDGEAGEDEVGRAEKDLDKTTHHYVAQIDELVKHKEGELLEV, via the coding sequence ATGATCGATGATGCTCTCTTCGATGCCGAAGAGAAAATGGAGAAGGCCGTATCGGTCGCCCGTGACGACCTGTCAACCATCCGGACCGGGCGCGCCAACCCGGGTATGTTCTCCCGGATCGTCATCGACTATTACGGCACCAATACCCCAATCACCCAGCTGGCCAGCATCAACGTTCCCGAGGCACGGCTGGTCGTCATCAAGCCGTATGAAGCCAACCAGCTGCACGCCATCGAGACCGCGATTCGCAACTCCGACCTCGGAGTCAACCCCACCAACGACGGCACCCTGATCCGCGTGGCGATACCGCAGCTCACCGAGGAGCGCCGGCGGGAGCTGGTCAAGCAGGCCAAGCACAAGGGCGAGGAAGCCCGGGTCTCGGTACGCAATATCCGTCGCAAAGCGATGGAAGAACTGCACCGCATCCGCAAGGACGGCGAGGCCGGCGAGGACGAGGTCGGCCGCGCGGAAAAGGACCTCGACAAGACTACCCACCACTACGTCGCCCAGATCGATGAACTGGTGAAACACAAAGAAGGCGAGCTGCTGGAGGTCTAG
- the rlmN gene encoding 23S rRNA (adenine(2503)-C(2))-methyltransferase RlmN, translating to MVGELMFEAPRRGMPPRHLADLDAAGRASAVAELGLPAFRAKQLAHHYFGRLIADPRQMSDLPAAVRDVIAAAMFPTLLTAVREVTCDAGQTRKTLWRAVDGATVESVLMRYPQRNTVCISSQAGCGMACPFCATGQGGLTRNLSTAEIVEQVRAAAAAMRDDFGDRLSNVVFMGMGEPLANYSRVVAAVRRITEPPPCGFGISARSVTVSTVGLAPAIRKLADERLGVTLALSLHAPDDELRDTLVPVNNRWKVDEALDAARYYAEVTGRRVSVEYALIRGVNDQRWRADLLGRRLHRALGPLVHVNLIPLNPTPGSDWDASPKPVERDFVKHVRAQGVSCTVRDTRGREISAACGQLAAGGG from the coding sequence ATGGTCGGTGAGCTGATGTTCGAGGCGCCGCGCCGCGGCATGCCACCGCGGCACCTCGCCGATCTTGACGCGGCCGGCCGCGCGTCCGCTGTCGCCGAACTGGGCCTGCCGGCGTTTCGGGCCAAGCAACTCGCGCACCATTACTTCGGTCGCCTGATCGCCGACCCGCGCCAGATGAGCGACCTGCCTGCGGCCGTTCGCGACGTGATCGCCGCGGCGATGTTCCCGACCCTGCTGACCGCGGTGCGCGAGGTCACCTGTGACGCCGGGCAGACTCGAAAGACGTTGTGGCGGGCCGTCGATGGGGCCACCGTCGAGTCGGTGCTGATGCGCTACCCGCAACGCAATACGGTGTGCATCTCGTCGCAGGCCGGTTGCGGCATGGCCTGTCCGTTCTGTGCTACCGGCCAGGGCGGTCTGACCCGCAATCTGTCGACGGCAGAGATCGTCGAACAGGTGCGTGCCGCCGCCGCGGCCATGCGGGACGACTTCGGTGATCGGCTGTCCAACGTGGTCTTCATGGGCATGGGAGAGCCGCTGGCCAACTATTCGCGGGTGGTGGCCGCCGTGCGGCGCATCACCGAGCCGCCGCCGTGTGGTTTCGGCATCTCGGCCCGCTCGGTGACGGTGTCGACGGTGGGTCTGGCCCCGGCGATCCGCAAGCTCGCCGATGAACGGCTCGGCGTGACGTTGGCGCTGTCGTTGCATGCGCCCGACGACGAGCTGCGTGACACGCTGGTCCCGGTGAACAACCGTTGGAAAGTCGACGAGGCCCTCGATGCCGCGCGCTACTACGCCGAGGTGACCGGCCGCCGGGTGTCCGTGGAATATGCATTGATTCGTGGCGTCAACGACCAACGGTGGCGGGCCGACCTGCTGGGCCGGCGGCTGCATCGCGCGCTGGGGCCACTGGTCCACGTCAACCTCATCCCGCTGAACCCGACACCGGGTAGTGACTGGGATGCCAGCCCCAAGCCGGTGGAGCGTGACTTCGTCAAGCATGTTCGTGCGCAAGGGGTTTCGTGTACCGTCCGCGACACTCGCGGCCGCGAGATCAGCGCCGCCTGCGGACAGCTGGCCGCCGGAGGCGGGTAG
- the pyrH gene encoding UMP kinase, which produces MAESPETDVAGSTAPRPEATTTNGVPASAVPHPPSRYKRVLLKLGGEMFGGGQVGLDPDVVAQVARQIAEVVRGGVQVAVVIGGGNFFRGAQLQQRGMERTRSDYMGMLGTVMNSLALQDFLEKEGIVTRVQTAITMGQVAEPYLPLRAVRHLEKGRVVIFGAGMGLPYFSTDTTAAQRALEIGADVVLMAKAVDGVFAEDPRENPAAELLTVISHREVIDRGLRVADTTAFSLCMDNGMPILVFNLLVDGNIARAVAGEKIGTLVTT; this is translated from the coding sequence ATGGCGGAGTCCCCGGAAACTGACGTCGCCGGCTCGACGGCTCCCCGGCCGGAGGCGACAACCACCAACGGCGTACCGGCTTCGGCAGTTCCGCACCCACCGTCGAGGTATAAGCGGGTGCTGCTGAAGCTCGGCGGCGAAATGTTCGGCGGCGGCCAGGTGGGACTGGATCCCGACGTGGTGGCCCAAGTCGCTCGGCAGATCGCCGAGGTGGTGCGCGGTGGGGTGCAGGTCGCCGTCGTGATCGGTGGCGGCAATTTCTTCCGTGGCGCGCAGCTGCAGCAGCGCGGTATGGAACGCACCCGTTCGGACTACATGGGCATGCTCGGTACCGTCATGAACAGCCTTGCGCTGCAAGACTTTCTGGAGAAGGAAGGCATCGTCACCCGAGTCCAGACGGCGATCACCATGGGCCAGGTGGCCGAGCCCTATCTGCCGTTGCGGGCGGTGCGTCACCTGGAGAAGGGGCGGGTGGTGATCTTCGGCGCCGGCATGGGGCTGCCCTACTTCTCCACCGACACCACGGCAGCGCAACGGGCGCTGGAGATCGGCGCGGACGTGGTCTTGATGGCCAAGGCGGTCGACGGTGTGTTCGCCGAGGATCCACGCGAGAATCCTGCGGCCGAACTACTGACCGTGATCAGTCACCGGGAGGTAATCGACCGGGGGTTGCGAGTTGCCGATACCACCGCATTCAGCTTGTGTATGGACAATGGCATGCCGATTCTGGTGTTCAACTTGCTGGTCGATGGGAATATTGCCCGTGCGGTCGCTGGTGAGAAGATCGGAACGCTGGTCACCACCTGA
- a CDS encoding M50 family metallopeptidase, with the protein MMFVIGIVLFALAILISVALHECGHMWAARATGMKVRRYFVGFGPTLWSTRRGETEYGVKAIPAGGFCDIAGMTPVEELAPDERDRAMYKQATWKRVAVLFAGPGMNFVICLVLIYAIAVMWGLPNLHPPTRAVIGETGCVAAETAQGKLEQCAGPGPAAVAGLRAGDVVVKVGDTPVSTFDEMAAAVRKMHGTVPIVVERNGATITANVTIEPTRRWLPTGQSGQLQPATVGAIGVGALRPGPTQYGVLSAIPATFAFAGDLTIEVGKALAAIPTKVGALVHAIGGGQRDPETPMSVVGASIIGGDTVDHGLWVAFWFFLAQLNLILGAINLLPLLPFDGGHIAVAVFEKVRNMIRAARGKVAAAPVNYLKLMPATYVVLFFVVGYMLLTVTADLVNPIRLFQ; encoded by the coding sequence ATGATGTTTGTTATCGGCATTGTGCTGTTCGCACTCGCCATCCTGATCTCGGTGGCGTTGCATGAATGCGGCCATATGTGGGCAGCGCGCGCGACCGGGATGAAGGTGCGTCGTTATTTCGTCGGCTTCGGTCCCACCCTGTGGTCGACGCGCCGCGGTGAAACCGAATACGGCGTCAAGGCGATTCCGGCGGGCGGTTTCTGCGACATCGCCGGCATGACCCCGGTCGAGGAGCTCGCTCCCGACGAACGTGACCGCGCGATGTACAAGCAGGCGACCTGGAAGCGGGTCGCGGTGCTGTTCGCCGGCCCGGGCATGAACTTTGTGATCTGCCTGGTGTTGATCTATGCCATCGCGGTGATGTGGGGGCTGCCCAACCTGCATCCGCCGACCAGGGCCGTGATCGGCGAAACCGGCTGCGTCGCAGCGGAAACCGCGCAAGGCAAGCTCGAACAGTGCGCCGGGCCCGGCCCTGCCGCCGTGGCGGGACTGCGCGCCGGCGACGTCGTGGTCAAGGTCGGCGACACCCCTGTGTCCACGTTCGACGAAATGGCCGCCGCGGTACGCAAGATGCATGGCACCGTGCCGATTGTCGTCGAGCGCAATGGCGCCACCATCACCGCCAACGTCACCATCGAACCCACCCGGCGCTGGTTGCCCACCGGGCAGAGCGGGCAACTCCAGCCCGCCACGGTCGGCGCCATCGGGGTCGGAGCCCTGCGTCCCGGTCCTACCCAATACGGCGTGTTGTCCGCGATTCCGGCTACCTTCGCGTTCGCCGGTGACCTGACCATCGAGGTGGGCAAGGCGCTGGCCGCCATCCCGACCAAGGTCGGCGCGCTGGTCCATGCCATCGGTGGCGGGCAGCGTGACCCGGAGACGCCGATGAGCGTGGTAGGCGCCAGCATCATCGGCGGCGACACCGTGGACCACGGGCTGTGGGTGGCATTCTGGTTCTTCCTGGCCCAGTTGAACCTCATCCTGGGTGCGATCAACCTGTTGCCGTTGCTGCCGTTCGACGGCGGTCATATCGCCGTCGCGGTATTCGAGAAGGTCCGCAATATGATTCGCGCGGCTCGCGGCAAGGTGGCCGCGGCGCCGGTGAACTATCTCAAGCTCATGCCAGCCACCTACGTGGTCCTGTTCTTCGTCGTCGGATACATGCTGTTGACCGTCACCGCTGACTTGGTCAACCCGATCCGGCTCTTCCAATAA
- a CDS encoding ribbon-helix-helix domain-containing protein produces the protein MRTTIRIDDELYREVKARAARSGRTVAAVLEDAVRCGLNPPGQSAAGRYRVQPIGSGGLRPGVDLSSNAAVAEAMDEGVPVDALR, from the coding sequence GTGCGCACGACGATCCGGATCGACGACGAGCTCTACCGCGAGGTGAAGGCACGGGCCGCTCGATCCGGGCGTACCGTGGCCGCGGTTCTCGAAGATGCGGTGCGATGCGGTCTCAATCCGCCCGGGCAGTCGGCGGCCGGGCGTTATCGAGTCCAGCCGATTGGCAGCGGCGGGCTTAGACCCGGCGTGGATCTGTCGTCGAACGCCGCGGTCGCAGAGGCGATGGACGAGGGCGTGCCGGTCGATGCATTGCGTTGA
- a CDS encoding DUF2631 domain-containing protein translates to MASTEVEQYTGVDPAEVPSAKWGWSRINHRTWHIVGLGIFVFLLAMLRGNHVGHVEDWFLIGFAALVLVVLVRDLWGRRRGWLR, encoded by the coding sequence GTGGCAAGTACCGAGGTGGAGCAGTACACCGGCGTTGACCCCGCCGAGGTGCCGTCCGCGAAGTGGGGCTGGAGCAGGATCAACCACCGCACCTGGCACATCGTCGGGTTGGGCATATTCGTATTCCTGCTGGCGATGCTGCGCGGCAACCACGTCGGCCACGTCGAGGACTGGTTCCTGATCGGGTTTGCCGCACTGGTGCTCGTTGTGCTGGTGCGCGACTTGTGGGGCCGCCGGCGCGGCTGGCTCAGGTAG
- a CDS encoding protein disulfide oxidoreductase, translating to MILRLPSPTRAFAAGFVAVAFVVVLLLGVTGAPRAMAADDRLNFTATTLSGAPFNGASLQGKPAVLWFWTPWCPFCNAEAPGVSHVAAVNPNVTFVGIAAHSDVGAMQGFVTKYGLNFTNLNDADGSIWARYNVPWQPAWVFYRADGSSTFVNNPTSAMSEQELSGRVAELAS from the coding sequence ATGATTCTTCGTCTACCGTCCCCGACCAGAGCATTCGCCGCGGGCTTTGTGGCCGTCGCGTTTGTGGTTGTCCTGTTGCTCGGCGTTACCGGTGCGCCGCGCGCGATGGCTGCCGATGATCGTCTGAATTTCACCGCAACCACGCTCAGCGGCGCACCGTTCAACGGGGCCAGCCTGCAGGGCAAGCCGGCCGTGTTGTGGTTCTGGACGCCCTGGTGCCCGTTCTGCAACGCCGAGGCGCCCGGCGTCAGCCACGTGGCGGCCGTCAATCCAAATGTCACTTTCGTCGGCATTGCGGCGCATTCCGACGTCGGCGCGATGCAGGGCTTCGTCACCAAGTACGGGCTGAACTTCACGAACCTCAACGACGCCGACGGTTCGATCTGGGCTCGCTACAACGTTCCCTGGCAGCCGGCGTGGGTGTTCTACCGCGCGGATGGCTCGTCGACCTTCGTCAACAACCCGACGTCGGCCATGTCCGAGCAAGAGCTCTCCGGCCGGGTGGCCGAGCTGGCGTCCTGA
- a CDS encoding FAD-dependent oxidoreductase codes for MTSLWLAGRNRLRQQSDRLNGQLTSADVVVVGAGITGLVSAVLLARAGKEVLVLEARTAGAVTTGNTTGKLSLLQGTTLSKIVARHGDRLAADYVRGNREGQDWLLRHCAANQLPVQREDDYTYAQSPDEVASARAVLAACDRAGVGAQWADEADVPFPYHGGVRLSDQAQIDPMPLLDSFIRELTDRGGLLVEGARVRRLSHHRGRVRLAVRTSDGDADVDAGHCILATGMPVFDRGGFFARLKPNRSYCTAFDVPGPITRSMFISAGSPTRSVRYAPFGDGERLIVAGASHVVGRKSPIAELDELMSWARRHYPGAVATHRWSAQDYTPVDQLPYVGPILPGDEKVLVASGFNKWGLTNGVAAALLLSSRILGGRMDWARAFAAWSPHELSGVTTALTANLEVAYHLAKGWLAPAVRRSDGIDANGDGDAGVVTGPPWHLQARCAVDGVEHRVSPVCPHLGGIVNWNEATQAWECPLHGSRFAPDGALLEGPASRGLNASS; via the coding sequence ATGACATCGCTATGGCTGGCCGGCCGCAATCGGCTCCGGCAGCAATCCGATCGGCTGAACGGCCAGCTGACATCGGCCGACGTGGTGGTCGTCGGCGCCGGTATCACCGGGCTGGTCAGCGCGGTGCTGTTGGCCCGCGCCGGCAAGGAGGTGCTGGTGCTGGAAGCCCGCACCGCGGGCGCGGTGACCACCGGCAACACCACCGGAAAGCTCAGCCTGCTGCAGGGAACCACGCTGTCGAAGATCGTCGCTCGCCACGGCGACCGGCTGGCCGCCGACTATGTGCGCGGCAATCGGGAGGGCCAGGACTGGCTGCTGCGGCATTGCGCCGCCAACCAGCTTCCGGTACAGCGCGAAGACGACTACACCTATGCCCAAAGCCCCGACGAAGTGGCGTCGGCGCGCGCCGTCCTGGCCGCCTGCGACCGGGCCGGAGTCGGCGCGCAGTGGGCCGACGAGGCCGACGTGCCGTTCCCGTACCACGGGGGAGTGCGGCTGTCCGATCAGGCGCAGATCGACCCGATGCCGTTGCTGGACAGCTTCATCCGGGAGCTGACCGACCGTGGCGGCCTTCTTGTGGAAGGGGCCCGGGTGCGCAGGTTGTCGCACCACCGGGGCCGCGTCCGCCTGGCGGTGCGGACGAGCGACGGCGACGCCGACGTCGACGCGGGACACTGCATCCTGGCCACCGGCATGCCCGTCTTCGACCGCGGCGGATTCTTCGCCCGGCTCAAACCCAACAGGTCCTATTGCACGGCTTTCGACGTCCCCGGCCCCATCACCCGGTCGATGTTCATCTCGGCCGGCTCGCCGACCAGATCCGTACGCTACGCGCCGTTCGGCGACGGTGAGCGGCTGATCGTGGCCGGAGCCAGCCATGTCGTCGGGCGAAAGAGTCCCATCGCCGAACTCGACGAGCTGATGTCATGGGCACGACGCCACTACCCGGGCGCGGTGGCGACGCATCGCTGGTCGGCTCAGGACTACACGCCCGTCGACCAGCTGCCGTATGTCGGGCCCATCCTGCCGGGTGATGAAAAGGTGCTCGTTGCTTCAGGATTCAACAAGTGGGGACTGACCAACGGAGTGGCCGCGGCGTTGCTGCTCAGTTCGCGCATTCTCGGCGGACGGATGGACTGGGCGCGTGCGTTCGCGGCGTGGAGTCCGCATGAATTGAGCGGGGTCACCACGGCTCTCACCGCCAACCTCGAGGTCGCTTATCACCTGGCCAAAGGCTGGCTGGCGCCGGCCGTCCGGCGATCCGATGGCATCGACGCCAATGGTGACGGCGACGCTGGTGTGGTCACCGGGCCACCGTGGCACCTGCAGGCGAGGTGTGCGGTCGACGGCGTCGAGCATCGGGTTTCGCCGGTCTGCCCACACCTCGGCGGGATCGTGAACTGGAACGAGGCCACTCAAGCCTGGGAATGCCCGTTACACGGGTCGCGGTTTGCGCCGGACGGCGCGCTGCTGGAGGGGCCCGCCAGCCGGGGCCTGAACGCCTCGTCTTAG
- the dxr gene encoding 1-deoxy-D-xylulose-5-phosphate reductoisomerase — protein sequence MTKPTDGHAGRLRVLVLGSTGSIGTQALEVIAANPDRFEVVGLAAGGKNLDTLLRQRVQTGVTNIAVTDDHAAQRAGDIPYYGPDAVTRLIEETEADVVLNALVGALGLRPTLAALESGARLALANKESLVAGGPLVLRAARPGQIVPVDSEHSALAQCLRGGTPDEVAKLVLTASGGPFRGWSAADLEHVTPEQAGAHPTWSMGPMNTLNSASLVNKGLELIETHLLFGIPYDRIDVVVHPQSIIHSMVTFVDGSTIAQASPPDMKLPISLALGWPRRVPGAATSCDFGQPQAWEFEPLDSGVFPAVELARHAGETGGCMTAVYNAANEEAAEAFLTGRIGFPAIVGTIADVLHDADQWALPPATVDDVLDAQRWARERAQRAVAKANPAGAYEKVSGKA from the coding sequence GTGACAAAGCCGACCGATGGGCACGCCGGCCGCCTTCGGGTGCTGGTGCTGGGCAGCACAGGTTCGATCGGCACCCAGGCGCTGGAGGTCATCGCCGCCAATCCGGACCGCTTCGAGGTGGTGGGGTTGGCTGCCGGGGGCAAAAATCTCGACACACTGTTGCGTCAGCGCGTCCAGACCGGCGTCACCAATATCGCGGTCACCGACGATCACGCGGCGCAACGTGCCGGCGACATCCCGTACTACGGCCCCGATGCCGTCACCAGGCTGATCGAGGAGACCGAAGCCGACGTGGTGCTCAACGCACTGGTCGGTGCGTTGGGCCTGCGGCCGACGCTGGCGGCACTGGAATCCGGTGCCCGGCTGGCCCTGGCCAACAAGGAGTCGCTGGTGGCCGGTGGCCCCCTGGTGCTGCGGGCCGCGCGGCCCGGTCAAATCGTTCCGGTGGACTCCGAGCACTCCGCGCTGGCCCAGTGCCTGCGCGGCGGCACTCCGGACGAAGTGGCCAAACTGGTGCTCACCGCCTCGGGCGGGCCGTTCCGGGGCTGGTCGGCCGCCGACCTCGAACACGTCACCCCGGAACAGGCCGGCGCCCATCCCACCTGGTCCATGGGCCCGATGAACACGCTCAACTCGGCTTCGCTGGTCAACAAGGGCCTAGAGCTGATCGAAACGCACCTGTTGTTCGGCATTCCCTATGACCGCATCGACGTCGTGGTCCACCCGCAGTCGATCATTCATTCGATGGTCACCTTCGTCGACGGCTCGACCATCGCCCAGGCCAGCCCGCCGGACATGAAGCTGCCCATTTCGCTGGCGTTGGGCTGGCCGCGCCGGGTGCCCGGGGCGGCCACCAGCTGCGACTTTGGTCAGCCGCAGGCATGGGAATTCGAGCCACTGGACAGCGGCGTTTTCCCGGCGGTCGAACTGGCCCGACATGCCGGTGAAACCGGCGGCTGCATGACCGCCGTCTACAACGCCGCCAACGAAGAAGCGGCCGAAGCGTTCCTCACCGGCCGCATCGGCTTCCCCGCCATCGTCGGGACCATCGCCGACGTGCTGCACGATGCCGACCAATGGGCGCTTCCACCCGCTACCGTGGATGACGTACTCGACGCGCAGCGCTGGGCGCGGGAACGCGCGCAGCGCGCGGTCGCCAAAGCCAACCCGGCCGGTGCCTACGAGAAGGTCTCCGGAAAGGCGTGA